AAGGGATCAAGAAGGCTTTGAAGGCTTTGAGGTTTATGAGCTACAGGATAATGGAGAGTATTTTTTTCATGCAGAATATGCTTCTTCGGAGAGCTTTCGAACAATCATTGATGGAAGAATTTGGAAGAAAGCTTTTCCTTCGTGATAAAGGAAAAGCGTAAGCGAAAATGTTCTCCTCATAGGGAGGAGAACCTGTCTCTAGGCTTTAATCTTGATGTCGACACCAGCTGGAAGAGTTAATGTCTTCAAGGCATCAATCGTCTTGCCTGTGGGATTTACAATATCAATCAAACGTTTATGCGTGCGGATTTCAAACTGCTCACGCGACTTTCTATCGATATTTGGTGAACGTAGAACAGTAAAAATCTCACGTTTTGTGGGCAGTGGGATAGGTCCCGCAACACCAGCTCCTGTACGTTTTGCTGTCTCTACGATATCAGCAGTTGAACGATCAAGAAGACGTTGATCGTAGGCTTTAAGCCTAATGCGGATCTTTTGTCTTGCCTGTTGCTTTTCCTGCTTTGCCTGTTTCTCTTGTTTTGCCATAATATTTGAACCTTAAAACTTTATTTAAAAATTTACTTCTTCATGATCTCTTCTTGAATCTTAGTAGGAACACGCTCAAAATGGCTAGGTTCCATGACATAAGTGGCACGGCCAGAAGAAAGGGATCTGAGTGTTGTAGAGTAGCCAAACATTTCGCTCAAAGGTACCTCAGCATGAACGATGACCGCCCCTTTGCTGTTTTCCTGACCGAGAATTTGTCCTCTACGACGGTTTAAGTCTCCGATGACATCACCAATGTGTGATTCTGGGGTTGTCACGTCTACTTTCATGATAGGTTCAAGAATAATAGGCTTAGACTTACGAGCTGCTTCTTTAATCGCCATCGATCCGCAAATTTTAAATGCCATCTCGTTAGAGTCAACATCGTGATAAGAACCGAACACAATCGCCACTTTTACGTCGACTAGGTTGTAACCGGCTAATACACCTGTAGCAAGACCTTCTTCGACCCCTGCGATAACGGCAGGTATATACTCTCTAGGAATAACACCGCCAACAATCTTGCTGACAACTTCATTCCCCTTGCCTTTTTCGTTAGGTTCAATTTCAAGTTCAACGTGAGCATACTGACCACGACCACCAGACTGTTTAACAAATTTTGTTTTTGTTTCACCTGGTATGGTGATGGTTTCTTTGTAAGAAACCTGTGGCTTACCTACATTAGCTTCAACGCCAAATTCTCTTTTCATCCTGTCATGCAGAATTTCAAGATGCAACTCACCCATTCCAGCAATAATTGTCTGCCCTGTTTCCTCATTGGTGTAAACGCGGAAAGTTGGGTCTTCATTAGAAAGAGCACCCAATGCACCAGCGAGTTTTTCCCTATCAGCTTTGGATTTTGGTTCAATCGCCATCGAAATCACTGGCTCTGGAAATTCCATTTTCTCAAGGATGATGGGCTGATCAGCAGAGCAAAGTGTATCTCCTGTTGTCGCTGATTTTAACCCGATGCAAGCGGCGATGTCACCGGTAAAGAATTCATCGCGTTCTTTACGCTGGTTGGCATGCATTTCGATCAAGCGGGAAATACGCTCTTTTGTCCCTTTGGTAGTGTTCAAAAGGCTCATTCCTTTAGCCAAAGTTCCACTATAAATTCTCACATAAGTCAGACGGCCAACGTAGGGATCTGTCATAATTTTAAATGCAAGAGCAGCTAGAGGTTCACTGTCGTCAGGTTGAAGTAAAATTTCTTCATCTGAATCTAGTTTGTGTGCTTTGATCGCTCCACGGTCTAATGGGGATGGCATCCAAGCCACAACAGCATCAAGGAGTTGTTGAATTCCTTTATTTTTAAAAGCAGAACCACAAAGAACTGGATTAAATTTGTTGGACACAACACCCTTACGGATTACCTTGTGAATCTCTTCTGGATTAAGAGAGTCGGGATCTTCGATCACTTTTGTTAAAAAAGCCTCATCATTTTCATCGACCGTGGCGAGTTCGTCAAGAAGCTCTGCTCGCATCGCTTTTGCCTTATCTAGCAAGTCAGCTGGGATATCTTTTTCTTCCCAGTCCGCTCCAAGTGTCTCATCATGGAAAAAAAAGGCGCGCATTGTAACAAGGTCAATCATTCCTTTGAATTCAGACTCTGCTCCAATAGGGCAATGCACGGCAATAGCATTAGCATGAAGCTTTTCTCTCATTGTTTTGATTGCGTCAAAGAAGTCAGCACCGATACGGTCCATTTTATTGACGAAACAAATCCTTGGCACGCCATATTTGTCAGCTTGTCGCCAGACTGTTTCTGACTGAGGTTCTACACCGGATACAGAACAGAACACGGCAACGGAACCATCAAGCACACGAAGCGAACGCTCTACTTCAATGGTGAAGTCAACGTGGCCCGGAGTGTCAATGATGTTAATTTTTGCTTCTTTCCAAAAAACAGTTGTAGCAGCAGAAGTAATTGTAATTCCACGCTCTTGCTCTTGCTCCATCCAGTCCATGGTCGCAGCGCCTTCATGCACCTCGCCCATCTTGTGAACGCGACCTGAATAGTAAAGAATACGTTCAGTAGTTGTCGTTTTACCTGCGTCGATGTGAGCCATAATACCAATATTGCGCACATTGCTGATTTTTTCATTTTCTTGTCTTGGCATTCCTTACCTTCCTTACCATTTATAATGAGCAAAAGCTTTGTTAGCTTCAGCCATGCGGTGAGTATCATCTTTCTTCTTGATAGTAGCACCTTGGTTATTGTAACAGTCGGTAAGCTCTCCTGCTAAGGCTTCTTCCATAGAGCGCCCAGCTTTTCCCCGTGAGTTGATAATGATCCAGCCCATAGCCATTGATGTGCGTCGATTTGTGGGAATTTCAATAGGTACTTGGTAAGTAGCTCCGCCGATTCGGCGTGATTTAACTTCTAAAGAAGGCTTTGCATTTTCAAGGGCTTGTTCAAAAGCTTCTAATGGGTCATCAAGCTTAATTCTTTTTGCGAACTTCTCCAAAGCGTTATAAACAATCCGGCGTGCAACAGATTTTTTTCCGCACTCCATGACTTTGTTGATAAACTTTGCAAGTAGCTCACTTTTGAAAATTGGATCTGGCGCAATTGTTCTTTTTTCTGCGCGACGTCTTCTAGACATTATTTCCTCATTCATTTTTAGAAGCTGTGTCTTCGGTCAAGCGGTGCCCCGAAGACGAAGACCTTATTAGCTTCATGATTAATTATTTTGCGAAGATCAGTATCTTCACCTAAGTCAGAGACTTTGCGCGTGATAGGCGCTCTTTTTTTCTAAAAACGCCAGCCACGCACCAAAATGCTTATTTTTAAGCATCCTAGTGTTACTTAGGACGTTTAGCCCCGTATTTCGATCTTCCTTGCTTGCGGTCTTTTACAGCAGCGCAGTCAAGTGTTCCTCTCACAATATGATAGCGCACACCGGGAAGGTCTTTTACTCTACCACCACGAACGAGAACAATGCTGTGCTCTTGTAGGTTGTGGCCTTCACCGCCGATGTAGGCAATAACTTCCTGTCCTGTTGATAGGCGTACCCAAGCTACTTTACGTAAAGCTGAGTTAGGTTTTTTTGGTGTTTTTGTCTTAACTTGCAAGCAAACTCCACGTCTTTGTGGACATTTTTGCAATGCAGGGGACTTGCTGCGGCGTTTTTTTGCTTTTCGCGGCTGTTGTACGAGTTGGTTAATTGTCGGCATGTATGCCTTCTCCTCCAAATAGTTAATTTAGCGTTTGGTTGCAATTTTTAGAGTCTAAAGATGGGATTATGCATCCCTCTATAGCCTAATAAAGTGCCCCGAATTTACGCAGTGTTTTATGCTAAAATGTGCTTGACCTAACAATCGAGATTTATTTTAGCACAAAATTATGTGCAAATAAGGGCGCAAACCAAAATGTTTAAGAACACATCCCAAGAATAATAATTTATCCGGGAGAATTTTGCAAACGTTAAGTGGCGTGGCTTTTTAGGGGTAATTTAGCGGAGAAACCCGCTCTTTGCTCTTATAGGCTGGGCAAGTCATGTCTTGCGAGGTGACTAAGTTAAGAGGTGTATTAAGCAAATCTTTGTCGAGCGCTTTCTTGAATGCACCCTAATGTTCAGCTCAATGTGTCAGTGCAATTATAGCTGCTAGTAGAGGTGACTAGTGCTCGCAGCATCTGCAGTCTTGATGTGACATCTTTAAGTCTTTTTGGATTGAAAGACCTTTGTTTTTTAAAAATTGATCGATCTGCAAAGCGAGTTCGCTTTGCGCAAGTTCATAATAGGCTGGTTGGTCTTCTTTGTCTTTACTTTCTTCTACTAACATAAAATTAGCCTTTATTTTTTTAGGTAAAATACCTTAACTTAAAAAAAAAATCAAGGGAGAAGCCGCTTTAAAGGATTTTCAAAAGGCGAGTAATCACCATTTTTGGTTTAAGTTTAGCAAAAAAAGACCACTTTTTTGCTAAACTGATATTTGCGTTTTAAGGTGGCTATGAGCGGAGAAGTCGATTTTTTTCTATCTCTTTGAATAAAATGAAAAATAAGATTAATATAAATATAAATTCTTAACGAGATTTCTAGCTTGTTTCTAATTGATTAAGATTCCATAACCTGTTAGCTTTTAAAGGCTTAAAAAATTACCGCTTATTTATAGACAAAATTGAGCAATTTTAATGAAATGTCCTTATTGCCATCATAGTGAACTCAAGGTGACTGATTCACGTGAAGCCACAGAAATGAATGCTATTCGTCGAAGAAGAGAATGTTTAAATTGCTTGAAGCGGTTTACGACCTTTGAAACGATTGAATTGATAGTTCAAGTGCGTAAAAGGGACGGGACCTATGAGGACTTTCAACAACAGAAACTCATTAATGGGCTAGATGCAGCTTGTCGCCACACGACAATTAGCCATGACCAGGTAATTACCCTTGCCTCTACAATAACGCAGGAGCTTTTACAGCTCCAGGTGAGAGAAATTAGTACAAAGGAAATTGGTGAAATGATAATGAAGCACTTGCAAGCTTTAGATCCAATCGCCTATATTCGCTTCGCTTGTGTTTATAGAAGGTTTAAGGAGATTAGCGAGTTAATGAATGCAATTAAAGGCATTTCATCAGATGAATTGGGAAGTCTAGAAGTTTCTAAGGAACATCAGGAGAACACAAATGGCACTGAAAAAAACAGAAGTAGCTAAATTTAAAAAAAAGTTAGAAGAGCTTAGAGCTCAGATGAGTCGCACACTCCAGGGAGCGGCGGCGGAAGTGAAGACTCCTGATGAAGCCACAGGATATTCTCAGCACCAAGCAGATCAAGGTACAGATGACTTTGATCGAACAATTAATTTGGAATTGACTGAACAGGAATACAATGTCCTTAGACGAATAGATCGTGCACTTGAGAAAATCGAAGAAAATACTTATGGGATCTGTGATGTGACAGGAGAAGAAATTCCTATGGCTCGCTTGGAAGCCGTTCCTTATGCAACAATGACCGTTAAGGCACAGGAAAAGTTAGAAAAAGGGCTTATTTAGTAAGTGTTTAAGAGTCGATGCCACATGAGTTCTTTAAAGTTGCCGCTATTGCTGATCAGCGTTGTGCTCTTATTGGATATATTCACTAAATTCCTTACGCATCAGTATCTGCCACAAATGAACCACCATTATTGGTATCCATATGGTGGGATTGCTGTCATAAGAAATTTTTTCGGGATTGAATTTTCGATCAGCTATGCTACAAATAAAGGAGCCGCTTGGGGAGTTTTCTCTCATTACCAATTCCTGCTCCTGCTATTGAGAATGGCTCTTATTGGTGGCCTTATGGGATATTTTTTGTTAAGGCAAAGGGGGCTTTTGCAGCAATCCTGCTTGGCCCTCATTCTGGCAGGTGCCATTGGGAATGTGATCGATTATTTTATTTATGGCCATGTTGTGGACATGCTCCATTTTGTTTTTTTTAGCTATGATTTTCCTGTTTTTAATTTGGCAGATACAGCCATTTTCTTAGGAGTATGTGGTTATTTTCTGACAACTTACAGAGAAAAGCAAATAGCATGAGCTCTATTGAATCCATTTCTCTCAATAAAGTGCCCTCTTTTCAAGCATCAAAATGGCTGCATATCATGCTTCTTTGTGATACAGTTGAATTGAGGGAGCTTTTTTCTACATTTGGGGACAAAGTAATTGTATCCGTTGCGGGGGTAAATAAAGAGGGCGAAGAAATTGTCCCGCAGGATAAATTTTTAGAAAACTATGCCAATTACATCGATCTTCTAAAAAATGGCCAGCCGTTTACACCCTCGCAGCTTCACCAGTGGTTTACTTCAGCTATTTCTGTAGATCTGCAGCATTATCGCAAAATCCCTGTTGGGAATAATGAAAATATTATTCGCATTGTCTACCCTGTTTTGCAGATAAAACCTCATTGGTTTGATTACTCAATGACGGATCAAAAAATTCGATCGAATACATTTGGTTTGGATAATATCTCATGGGGGTTGCAGTTTTCCTACCCTCAACTTTTTGAAGATCCTTATACTAAACAAATTCATAAAGTTTTTTCCGAAGAGCAGTTCTCTAATACGAAACTTTTTAAAAGTTTACAGCGGTGGATGCGAAAATACTCGAGAGTAACATCCTTTCAGGTCGGAGATCGATTAATCAATGCTCCTATTCGCACGGGAAACAACAGTTTTTCTTGGGTGAATGCCCATCCTAGCCTTGCTAAAAAGGGCATGCATGTCAAGTAACTTGGTGGAAATTGTAGCAATAGGATCGGAGCTCCTTACTGGATTAGGCGTTAATTCGAATGCTTCTTTTATTAGCCGCAAGCTTTCTGATCTTGGCTTCCACGTTCAACGGCATACCGTTTTGCCGGATGATGCCGATAGTTTAAGGGAAGGCCTTGCTGAAGCATTAAGTTGTAACGTGCTAGTGATTGCAACCGGTGGCTTAGGGCCTACCTTGGATGACCTTTCCAAGGAAGTGGCAGCTGAACTGTTTGATTCCTCACTCTCTTTTAATGACGCGCTTGCAAATGAATTAAGGTCGCGCTATGGGGAAATTACTACACTCTCCAACCAAGCAACCGTTCCCGATAAGGCGTGTCTTCTAAAAAATCGTTTGGGCACTGCTCCGGGCTTTATTTTTTCAAGTAAGAGGGGAACGCTGGTTTTGCTTCCCGGTGTACCCAATGAAATGAAAGAAATGTTCTGCTCAGAAGTACTGCCTTTCTTAAAAAAACATTTCAGCCATCAAGAGAATCTTTTCAAAGAAGAGCTATACTTTGGTCACTTCTATGAGTCTAAAATAGATCCTTTTCTAAAAGAGCTAAAAGAACAGTATCCTGAAGTCCAATTTGGACTTTATCCTAGAAATGGTTTGATCACAGTTCAATTAAAAGGTTTTGAGCCTTACAGTCTTTCAAAAATTGCTGCACAAATAAAAACTGAGTACAAGGAACATCTTTTTGATGCTAAAAATGGTTTAATTGAAGAAGCAGTATTGGAGATTTTTAAGGAAAAAGGTGTGAGCCTAAGCGTCGCTGAATCTTGTACAGGTGGCGCTCTTTCGGCACGGATAACTTCTTTGTCTGGAGCTTCTGCATTTTTCCTAGGGGGCGTCATTTCCTACTCTAATCAGATAAAGCAAGAAGTGCTTGGGATTAGACAGGGTCTTTTGCAGGAAAAAGGTGCGGTAAGTAGAGAAGTGGCAATTGCTATGGTAGAGGGTGTCGAAAAAATGACAAGGAGTGACTTTAGTGTTGCTGTGACTGGTATCGCTGGGCCTGCTGGGGGAACTGAGGAGAAGCCAGTAGGGACTGTCTTTATTGCGATTAAGGAAAAAGAAAAGATTCCACAGGTTTACCCATTACAGTGTCATGGTTCTAGACCTATGGTTATTGAGCATTCTGCCAATGTAGCACTTTCCGAGCTTTACTTTTTAGTAAGGTCGTCTTAAAATCTTCATTTGCAAAACTTTATTCGAAGACTTGCCGTAACAGAAGGCTTAAATACTATCATGTCAAAAGATCTCTCTTATTCCTTAATCGATAGTGGCAACGGTCGCAAACTAGAAAGGTTCGCTACATTTCTGATCGATCGTCCTTGCGCACAAGCACTTTGGAAGCCTACCTTGCCTGCCAAGGAGTGGCAAAAAGCCCAGGGGTTTTTTACACGCGAAGGGGAAGCCAAATGGCAGAGAAAAACTGCTTTGCCAGAAAACTGGCAGGTAGAAATCTCCAATGTGAAATTTAAGATTTCTCCTACAGACTTTGGCCATCTCGGTGTATTTCCCGAGCAACGTCCATTTTGGGCTTGGATGCAGGAGACGATAGTGCGAGAGAGGCAGAAAAATAAAAAGTCGATCGATGTCCTAAATCTTTTTGCTTATTCTGGAGGCTCCACTTTAGCCTGTGCTCATGCTGGTGCTGAAGTTTGCCATCTTGACGCATCTAAAGCTATTGTGGGCTGGGCAAGGGAAAATGCTTTCATCAATCAATTAGGACAAGCTCCAATTCGCTGGATTATTGATGATGTATTCAAATTTCTAAAGCGTGAATTGAAGAGA
Above is a genomic segment from Chlamydiales bacterium STE3 containing:
- a CDS encoding 30S ribosomal protein S10 (Product derived from UniProtKB/Swiss-Prot:Q6MER9;Gene name derived from UniProtKB/Swiss-Prot:Q6MER9); its protein translation is MAKQEKQAKQEKQQARQKIRIRLKAYDQRLLDRSTADIVETAKRTGAGVAGPIPLPTKREIFTVLRSPNIDRKSREQFEIRTHKRLIDIVNPTGKTIDALKTLTLPAGVDIKIKA
- a CDS encoding Elongation factor G (Product derived from UniProtKB/Swiss-Prot:Q6MER8;Gene name derived from UniProtKB/Swiss-Prot:Q6MER8), with protein sequence MPRQENEKISNVRNIGIMAHIDAGKTTTTERILYYSGRVHKMGEVHEGAATMDWMEQEQERGITITSAATTVFWKEAKINIIDTPGHVDFTIEVERSLRVLDGSVAVFCSVSGVEPQSETVWRQADKYGVPRICFVNKMDRIGADFFDAIKTMREKLHANAIAVHCPIGAESEFKGMIDLVTMRAFFFHDETLGADWEEKDIPADLLDKAKAMRAELLDELATVDENDEAFLTKVIEDPDSLNPEEIHKVIRKGVVSNKFNPVLCGSAFKNKGIQQLLDAVVAWMPSPLDRGAIKAHKLDSDEEILLQPDDSEPLAALAFKIMTDPYVGRLTYVRIYSGTLAKGMSLLNTTKGTKERISRLIEMHANQRKERDEFFTGDIAACIGLKSATTGDTLCSADQPIILEKMEFPEPVISMAIEPKSKADREKLAGALGALSNEDPTFRVYTNEETGQTIIAGMGELHLEILHDRMKREFGVEANVGKPQVSYKETITIPGETKTKFVKQSGGRGQYAHVELEIEPNEKGKGNEVVSKIVGGVIPREYIPAVIAGVEEGLATGVLAGYNLVDVKVAIVFGSYHDVDSNEMAFKICGSMAIKEAARKSKPIILEPIMKVDVTTPESHIGDVIGDLNRRRGQILGQENSKGAVIVHAEVPLSEMFGYSTTLRSLSSGRATYVMEPSHFERVPTKIQEEIMKK
- a CDS encoding 30S ribosomal protein S7 (Product derived from UniProtKB/Swiss-Prot:Q6MER7;Gene name derived from UniProtKB/Swiss-Prot:Q6MER7) is translated as MSRRRRAEKRTIAPDPIFKSELLAKFINKVMECGKKSVARRIVYNALEKFAKRIKLDDPLEAFEQALENAKPSLEVKSRRIGGATYQVPIEIPTNRRTSMAMGWIIINSRGKAGRSMEEALAGELTDCYNNQGATIKKKDDTHRMAEANKAFAHYKW
- a CDS encoding 30S ribosomal protein S12 (Product derived from UniProtKB/Swiss-Prot:Q6MER6;Gene name derived from UniProtKB/Swiss-Prot:Q6MER6) codes for the protein MEEKAYMPTINQLVQQPRKAKKRRSKSPALQKCPQRRGVCLQVKTKTPKKPNSALRKVAWVRLSTGQEVIAYIGGEGHNLQEHSIVLVRGGRVKDLPGVRYHIVRGTLDCAAVKDRKQGRSKYGAKRPK
- a CDS encoding Transcriptional repressor NrdR (Product derived from UniProtKB/Swiss-Prot:Q6MA76;Gene name derived from UniProtKB/Swiss-Prot:Q6MA76), yielding MKCPYCHHSELKVTDSREATEMNAIRRRRECLNCLKRFTTFETIELIVQVRKRDGTYEDFQQQKLINGLDAACRHTTISHDQVITLASTITQELLQLQVREISTKEIGEMIMKHLQALDPIAYIRFACVYRRFKEISELMNAIKGISSDELGSLEVSKEHQENTNGTEKNRSS
- a CDS encoding General stress protein 16O (Product derived from UniProtKB/Swiss-Prot:P80872;Gene name derived from UniProtKB/Swiss-Prot:P80872), with the protein product MALKKTEVAKFKKKLEELRAQMSRTLQGAAAEVKTPDEATGYSQHQADQGTDDFDRTINLELTEQEYNVLRRIDRALEKIEENTYGICDVTGEEIPMARLEAVPYATMTVKAQEKLEKGLI
- a CDS encoding Lipoprotein signal peptidase (Product derived from UniProtKB/Swiss-Prot:Q9Z817;Gene name derived from UniProtKB/Swiss-Prot:Q9Z817;EC number derived from UniProtKB/Swiss-Prot:Q9Z817); amino-acid sequence: MSSLKLPLLLISVVLLLDIFTKFLTHQYLPQMNHHYWYPYGGIAVIRNFFGIEFSISYATNKGAAWGVFSHYQFLLLLLRMALIGGLMGYFLLRQRGLLQQSCLALILAGAIGNVIDYFIYGHVVDMLHFVFFSYDFPVFNLADTAIFLGVCGYFLTTYREKQIA
- a CDS encoding hypothetical protein (Product derived from UniProtKB/Trembl:Q6MA79); translation: MSSIESISLNKVPSFQASKWLHIMLLCDTVELRELFSTFGDKVIVSVAGVNKEGEEIVPQDKFLENYANYIDLLKNGQPFTPSQLHQWFTSAISVDLQHYRKIPVGNNENIIRIVYPVLQIKPHWFDYSMTDQKIRSNTFGLDNISWGLQFSYPQLFEDPYTKQIHKVFSEEQFSNTKLFKSLQRWMRKYSRVTSFQVGDRLINAPIRTGNNSFSWVNAHPSLAKKGMHVK
- a CDS encoding CinA-like protein (Product derived from UniProtKB/Swiss-Prot:Q64TK0;Gene name derived from UniProtKB/Trembl:D6YSP3): MSSNLVEIVAIGSELLTGLGVNSNASFISRKLSDLGFHVQRHTVLPDDADSLREGLAEALSCNVLVIATGGLGPTLDDLSKEVAAELFDSSLSFNDALANELRSRYGEITTLSNQATVPDKACLLKNRLGTAPGFIFSSKRGTLVLLPGVPNEMKEMFCSEVLPFLKKHFSHQENLFKEELYFGHFYESKIDPFLKELKEQYPEVQFGLYPRNGLITVQLKGFEPYSLSKIAAQIKTEYKEHLFDAKNGLIEEAVLEIFKEKGVSLSVAESCTGGALSARITSLSGASAFFLGGVISYSNQIKQEVLGIRQGLLQEKGAVSREVAIAMVEGVEKMTRSDFSVAVTGIAGPAGGTEEKPVGTVFIAIKEKEKIPQVYPLQCHGSRPMVIEHSANVALSELYFLVRSS
- a CDS encoding hypothetical protein (Product derived from UniProtKB/Trembl:Q6MA82), which gives rise to MQNFIRRLAVTEGLNTIMSKDLSYSLIDSGNGRKLERFATFLIDRPCAQALWKPTLPAKEWQKAQGFFTREGEAKWQRKTALPENWQVEISNVKFKISPTDFGHLGVFPEQRPFWAWMQETIVRERQKNKKSIDVLNLFAYSGGSTLACAHAGAEVCHLDASKAIVGWARENAFINQLGQAPIRWIIDDVFKFLKRELKRGRLYDAIILDPPSFGRGAKGEVFKIEDEIQELLQACRDLLKPDPLFVLFSCHTPGFTPVAMHHLLEQTMQEIKAKGQIDCGEMVLEGEQGVFSVPSGTFARWQKC